The region CATTGGTTAGAATTTTCATCCTGTTAAAATTAGCACGATTCAACCGTTATTTCAATAGTTTTGCGGCAATTTCGCGGAAAGTTGATATCGCTCAAAAGCGCGCCGTCCCTACAGTTCTGCTTGAAAAAACCAACTCGCATCAGCTTGCCCGTTTCCGGCCGGTGAGCATTCTTACGGCTTGTTCCATGGAACCGGCAAGAGTGATCGTACCGGCGTTGACGAAATAGATTTCATCGGCATTGACGATGGTGTTGAGGCGATGCGCGATAATGACTTTGGTGGTGTTTTCCGGAAGTTTTCCGATTATTTCTTCCAGAAGCTGTTCGGTAACCGTATCGATATTGGCCGTGGCTTCATCAAGAATCAATAAATCCGGTTTTCTTAAAACCGCGCGAATAAAAGCTATCAACTGCTTCTGGCCCAAACTGATGGTATCGCCATCGCCGACAATCTTTGTTTTCAGCCCCTGGCCGAACCGCGCCAACAAACCGGAAAGGCCGGCGTCTTCCAGCGCGGTCGCCAGCTGTTCATCGGCGCAATCAATGTAATGCGGATTGCCGTAAACAATATTGTCGCGGATCGTACCGGTAAACAAAAGCGGCTCTTGCAGGATAAAACCGATCCTTCGCGCGCGGACTTCGGGCGAATACGAACGAATATCTTTGCCTTCAAACAAAATCGCGCCCTCGGACGCGTCGTATATCCGGGCCATCAACGAAGCGGTCGTGGTCTTTCCGCCGCCGGTCGGACCGACCAGCGCGTAAGTCTTGCCTTTTTTGAGCTTTAAATTAACTTTTTCCAAAACCGTTTTCCCGTCCAAGTAAGTGAAAGATACATTCCGAAATTCCAACCGCAGATCGGTTTTATCGCGGCCAAACCTGTTCTCGACGATTTTCATATCCGATTTTAACGCCAACACTTCCGAAATGCGTTCAATGGCCGCGAACGCCAGTTGCAATGTGGGCCACACCGTTGCCAGCTGGCGCAGCGGGCCGTAGAAACTGTTGACATACAACAAATAACCGATCAGCAAACCAATGGTGAAATCGCCGGCGCCGATCAGGTAAATTCCGTAGCCAAGCACGATCATTTGCGCCAAGATCGAAGCTACGCCATAGATTGGAACGAAAACATTGCTCGCGATCCCGGCTTTGACCGCCGCGGAAAAATTATTGGCATTGACGCCGTTGAATTTATCGCGGAAATAATCAAGCCGGTTGAATGCCGCGACCACTTTGAAATTCGCTAAACTTTCCTGAATTTCCGAACTCATTTTGCCGGTCGTTTGCAAACTTTTTAGATTGGCCCGCTCAACCCACGGCCCGAACAACCGCGTCGCGATCAAAACAACGGCCGCCGGGATCAGGGCCGCGGCGCCAAGGCGCGGGTTCAACAACACCAAAAATATTCCCGCGCCGGCAACGATAAAAAAACTGCGCATTAATTGCATCAATGCCTGGCCGATGAACTGGTTTAATTTATCGGTATCGTTGTTGACGCGGGAAATCAAATCGCCGGATTTATTCTGGTTGAAAAACGCCAGCGGCAATTCCTGGAGCTTATTGAATAGTATATTGCGCAAATTAAACAGCGCCCGGCGGCCCGTACCGCCCAAAGCGATGGTTTGGACATAACTCGCGATCAATATCACCAGATATACCGCCAACAGCTGCCACAAGCAAACCGCAACTCCGCGGTAATCGCCGTTTTTTATGTACACATCAACCGCCCGGCCGATGATTATGGGATCAAGCAGAGCGGCCGCCGCCCAAACCAAAGCCGCGAAAATCGCCAGCGCGATATTCGCTTTTTCGCCGGCCAAAAGCGGCGCCATCATTTTTAAGGCCCGCGCCGATATTCCTTTTCTGTTTTTATTTTTGCGGTCGCCAAGCGCGTAATTCATGCTCGTATTCATTGGTGCTTTTTTGCGAATTATATATTTGTATGTATTCCGGCGATGACTCGATCAACTGTCGATGCGTGCCGCGGGCCAGCGCTTCCCCTTCCATCAAAAGAATAATCTGGTCGTAATCTTTCACCGGTTCGATTTTCTGCGTGACCGACACCAAAGTGATGCCGGGATACCGGCTGCGGATATTGGCCAAAATTTTCCGTTCGGTTTCATTATCCACGCGCGCGGTGAAATCATCGAGCAAAAGAATTTTGGGATTCAACGCCAGCGCCCGCGCCAGCATAACGCGCTGTTTCTGCCCGCCCGACAAGCTGGTTCCCCGCTCGGACACCATGGTGTCCAGTTTTTTTGGCAGCGTATCGATGAATTCCTTCAACTCGGAAGCGGCAATCGCTTTCTCGATGTCCGCCTCGGATACTTTGGCGTTAAACGCGATATTCTCCCGCAAGCTGATATTAAAAATTATGCTGTCCTGGAACACCAGCCCCACTTGCCGGCGCAAAGCGGCTTTGTCATATTCGTTGATGTTCTTTCCGTCGTAGTAAACCGCGCCGGATGTCGGCTCCAGCAATCCCGTTAAAATATAAATCAGCCGAGTTTTTCCCGCCGCGGTCGGACCGATGATCGCGGTGCGCGTGCCGGCGTTAATTTTGATATTCACATCTTTCAACGCAATTTTCTGGCCGTAAAGCAAATTGATATTTTCCATATCAATATCGCCGCGCAATGCCGTCGCGAGTTTTCCGGTTTCTTTGAGATCGGGAGCGGCCAGCACCTCGTTAACGCGGCGATAAGACGCGTCGGATTGGGCGATAACCGTGCTCATAAAACTGATGACAATGATCGGAAAAATAAGTATCGCCAAATAGCTGTTAAACGCCGCGAAATTGCCCAAACTCATCGCGCCGGTGATCACGAAGTGGCCGCCCATTCCCACAATGGCCAGCGTGGCCATATTGGCGATGAAGGTGACTGCCGGAATCAGAGCCGCAAAATATCTCATAATCGTCAAACCGATGTTTTTCGATTCCTCGTTGGCCGCGCCGAACTTTTCATATTCATAACTTTGGGAATTTAGAATCCGGACGACCGCCGCGCCCGTTATGCTTTCGTTGATCACGCAATTCAGCCGATCGATGGTTTCCTGCATTTTGGTGAACAATTTATGCACCCGTCCCAGCACCAAATAAAACGCCAGGCCGATGAACGGCATCAGAGCCAAAATCGCCAGCGTCAATTTCCAGTCGATCATCAACATCAGCGCGCCGGCGCCCGCGATTAAAAAAACCGACGATACCAAAGACGGAATCGCCAACGACACGAACGATTTCACCGCGTCGACATCCGAAGTGAGATTCGTCAAAAGCTTCGCCGGCGTTACGCGCTCCACGAACGAGTAATTCTGTCGGGCGAGTTTTGCCACCACCTTGGCGCGCAAATCGCGCGCCACCAGCTCCGACGCGTAGGTTTGCGCTACTCCCTGCAGATAGGTGAACAAAAAAACAAAAACCGCCACCAGCGAAAACTGAATGGCCAAAGCCCCAACATCAAAACCGCCCGCGCCATAGGCATCGATCCCCGCCGCGATCAATTTGGGTACCGCAAGACTCAACCCGTTGCTTGCCGCGGTCAACAAAATAATACCGGCCACAAACCGGCCGTAAGGCTTTACCAGCTTAACCAACTCAACCGAAGTTTTATTGTTTCCGTTGTTTTTCCTGTCAGCCATCAAAATATACTACCCATTCAACCTACCTCTTTTATCCCCTTTTTTCAATCAACAACCCCGGCAACAATAAATTTTATATTTTCCATTCGAGTCCGCGATCGGGGTATTAACCCCGATCTTGCGGCCAAAGGGGGCACCCCTTTGGAATCCTCTTGGTGCACCCCGGGGCAAAGCCCCGAGGTATTGCACTCAATAAAAAAATATTTCATTTGAAATATTCATGTTGGGGCGAGAAAATTTTGCGCCAAAGCCAATTTCCTTCGGTTTCTTTTTACGCAACGGCAACTGCTTGGCGTTTATTGATTGAATTTATCCCACGAAACAACCGCGCCGTACAGCGCGACATATACGCCGTTGTTTAGCGTTTCAACCGCCCATTGAATTGCGGGCCTTCCCGTGATTTTTTTGGCGGAAAGCGGGTCCAAGACTGAAAACCTAAGATTTTTTTGGCGGATACCTTTTTGGCGGCGGATTTCATCCGTGTCCATTAAACAGGCACAGATCAAAAGACGGTTTGAGCGCGTTCAACTTTTCGATTGAATTCATCCGGAGCGAGCAATCATCGACTTCGATCCCGACCGAATAGTTCCCCTTTTGGGCAAACACATTCCCTCGGGAATACTCGGGATTCCTTTCGGTCACATTCCGGCCCTTTCGGTTTCGCCAGACCTCTTTTTCCGTTCGGGCTTCGTACCCTAAACGCGAAAAATATCTCATTATGAGCCATTGAATCTACGGATGGTGCGGGGTATGAATTTTTAGTAAATCCTCTACTAAGTAGTTCACTTTAATAGAAAATTAATCCAAAGACTTATAGAATTAGGGTACTTGACAGCTTGTGGATAACTTCTTGTATTGCGCCATGAAAAATGGTACTATGTAAATAGCTCATCTACCATGCGTAGAAGGAGTATCGGATACCGCCCCCAAAGGCGGTGTTTGTTTATTGTACTTTTCAAACTCTTTTTTATATCTTTTTTTGTTATATTTATCGATAGGAAAAGCGGTACAAAAAAGGTAATAGTCTTTTCTTTTAGTAATTATAACTATATAGTCCCATTTACCGAAACAGAAACAAATTCTTTTTTGAATTTTACCTTTTTTGTTTTTTCTTTCCGTTTCCCACAATTTGATATCACCGCAAGGATAATTCTCAATAATAGCTTTCGGCCACTTCAATCTTTCACATCTTCTTAAATCTGGGGTTCTTTCCTCTTCTACCTCTCCCCCTGAAATCATGTGCCAAAATGTATATTCTTTTCCCTTTAAATAAGGGTCTCTAATACATTTCACCTGTAATTTATCAAATAAGATTTTGTCTTCAAAAAAATCTTTTTTGAAACATAAATATAGGGCTTCTAAATACTTTTCCCAATCTCCACCAAAATCATCAAAACACAACAAGTCGGGTAATTTAGTCATAGATCACTCTTGCGCTTTCCAAACGAAGACATTAAATTTATCCTCTCGATACAAAGTAGATTTTTGTAGCGAATACCCAGACCTTTCTATGATTCTTTTGATAATATCAATTTTCGCCTTGCTTGTTTCCAATCCTCGATTTTGATAGCATACAGCTCCTAACAGAAAATCCGTAACTTGCATTAGTTCAATTTCATCAGATCTAACAATCTGCATGTTTTCGATGATCTTTCTATCAAAATCATACATGTTATTAGATAAAACTTCCTGTAATTTTTTCACTTTCTG is a window of Candidatus Nealsonbacteria bacterium DGGOD1a DNA encoding:
- a CDS encoding ABC transporter ATP-binding protein/permease is translated as MNTSMNYALGDRKNKNRKGISARALKMMAPLLAGEKANIALAIFAALVWAAAALLDPIIIGRAVDVYIKNGDYRGVAVCLWQLLAVYLVILIASYVQTIALGGTGRRALFNLRNILFNKLQELPLAFFNQNKSGDLISRVNNDTDKLNQFIGQALMQLMRSFFIVAGAGIFLVLLNPRLGAAALIPAAVVLIATRLFGPWVERANLKSLQTTGKMSSEIQESLANFKVVAAFNRLDYFRDKFNGVNANNFSAAVKAGIASNVFVPIYGVASILAQMIVLGYGIYLIGAGDFTIGLLIGYLLYVNSFYGPLRQLATVWPTLQLAFAAIERISEVLALKSDMKIVENRFGRDKTDLRLEFRNVSFTYLDGKTVLEKVNLKLKKGKTYALVGPTGGGKTTTASLMARIYDASEGAILFEGKDIRSYSPEVRARRIGFILQEPLLFTGTIRDNIVYGNPHYIDCADEQLATALEDAGLSGLLARFGQGLKTKIVGDGDTISLGQKQLIAFIRAVLRKPDLLILDEATANIDTVTEQLLEEIIGKLPENTTKVIIAHRLNTIVNADEIYFVNAGTITLAGSMEQAVRMLTGRKRAS
- a CDS encoding ABC transporter ATP-binding protein/permease, with the protein product MADRKNNGNNKTSVELVKLVKPYGRFVAGIILLTAASNGLSLAVPKLIAAGIDAYGAGGFDVGALAIQFSLVAVFVFLFTYLQGVAQTYASELVARDLRAKVVAKLARQNYSFVERVTPAKLLTNLTSDVDAVKSFVSLAIPSLVSSVFLIAGAGALMLMIDWKLTLAILALMPFIGLAFYLVLGRVHKLFTKMQETIDRLNCVINESITGAAVVRILNSQSYEYEKFGAANEESKNIGLTIMRYFAALIPAVTFIANMATLAIVGMGGHFVITGAMSLGNFAAFNSYLAILIFPIIVISFMSTVIAQSDASYRRVNEVLAAPDLKETGKLATALRGDIDMENINLLYGQKIALKDVNIKINAGTRTAIIGPTAAGKTRLIYILTGLLEPTSGAVYYDGKNINEYDKAALRRQVGLVFQDSIIFNISLRENIAFNAKVSEADIEKAIAASELKEFIDTLPKKLDTMVSERGTSLSGGQKQRVMLARALALNPKILLLDDFTARVDNETERKILANIRSRYPGITLVSVTQKIEPVKDYDQIILLMEGEALARGTHRQLIESSPEYIQIYNSQKSTNEYEHELRAWRPQK
- a CDS encoding DUF3800 domain-containing protein; this encodes MKWTKVSPAKVAFYKKIVDYFFDNDDLHFRCLVIPDKHLLNHSQFKQTHDEWYYKMYFALLKTIFNPEDKYRIYIDIKDTRGGQKVKKLQEVLSNNMYDFDRKIIENMQIVRSDEIELMQVTDFLLGAVCYQNRGLETSKAKIDIIKRIIERSGYSLQKSTLYREDKFNVFVWKAQE